The following proteins are encoded in a genomic region of Papaver somniferum cultivar HN1 unplaced genomic scaffold, ASM357369v1 unplaced-scaffold_10, whole genome shotgun sequence:
- the LOC113326300 gene encoding B3 domain-containing protein At5g42700-like produces MATADNTINHSYEKEREKHLEENERRFKAWGVAKKARSRSLIVKKDSAVVFVKDRPQHKNSKSSRSSRRPGQLYQKVATKEERADRLKQAMTLQARLESEGHQCFVKSMRRSHVYQGFWLNVPSEFCNKYLDKKTFDIWLEDKEGREYETNFIGTSNGLSGGWGTFAVDHKLHDGDALVFQLIDKTRFKVHIFRGSNDGGEGNAEILKKDREVTSDKEDVELGNSSKYKDWGSDVVAENRKEEKATNPARKTKGSTSRRLQPSRSSKQLAQPRIQAEVSKKCQREAAERKKPVQKRKMKEKLLTKKRFDISQVTYFRQIVKNLYKGSKKVPLVTNS; encoded by the exons ATGGCAACTGCTGATAACACCATCAACCACTCTTACGAAAAAGAGCGCGAAAAGCATTTGGAAGAAAACGAGAGACGATTTAAG GCTTGGGGTGTTGCAAAGAAGGCTCGGAGTCGAAGTCTCATTGTAAAAAAGGATTCTGCTGTGGTG TTTGTTAAAGACCGTCCTCAGCATAAAAATTCGAAATCATCTAGATCGTCTAGAAG ACCCGGGCAACTGTACCAGAAAGTTGCTACCAAAGAGGAGCGTGCTGATAGGTTGAAGCAGGCCATGACTTTACAAGCTCGTTTGGAGTCAGAAGGACACCAATGTTTTGTTAAGTCGATGAGGCGATCTCATGTGTACCAAGGATTTTGGCTG AATGTTCCTTCCGAATTCTGCAATAAATACTTGGACAAGAAAACATTCGATATTTGGTTGGAGGACAAGGAAGGTAGAGAGTATGAGACGAATTTCATTGGTACAAGCAACGGTCTCAGCGGAGGTTGGGGAACGTTTGCCGTGGATCATAAGTTGCACGATGGTGATGCCCTTGTGTTTCAACTCATTGATAAAACAAGATTTAAG GTACACATATTCAGAGGGTCCAACGACGGAGGCGAAGGAAATGCGGAGATTCTGAAGAAAGATAGAGAAGTAACATCCGACAAAGAGGATGTTGAACTAGGtaactcaagcaaatataaagaTTGGGGTAGTGATGTTGTTGCAGAGAACCGTAAGGAAGAGAAAGCAACAAATCCTGCCAGAAAAACCAAGGGTTCTACATCGCGAAGGCTCCAACcaagtagatcctcaaaacaaCTTGCTCAACCAAGAATACAAGCAGAGGTTTCAAAGAAATGTCAAAGAGAAGCAGCTGAACGGAAAAAACCTGTTCAAAAaaggaaaatgaaggaaaaaTTGCTTACGAAAAAGCGATTTGACATATCCCAGGTTACTTATTTTAGGCAAATCGTAAAGAACCTTTATAAAGGTTCGAAAAAGGTCCCCTTAGTAACAAATTCATAA